DNA from Thermodesulfovibrionales bacterium:
CGACAGGGAAGGTGTCACGCTCGACACGATACGGGACCTGAAATTGTACCAGCCGAAGAGCGGCTACCGGTTCTCTGTGGACGCGCTCCTCCTCTATTCCTTCGTAGGCCTCCCGGTCGTGAAAAGGATTGCCGACCTCGGAGCGGGGTCGGGCATCATAGGGATGCTCCTCGCGAAAAAGTATCCGGGCTCGCGGGTGGACCTCCTCGAACTCCAGGACACCATGGTGACGCTCGCCGAGAAAAATGTGAGCGAAAACAACCTGGAGGGGAGGGTCAGCGTTGTCGGATGCGACATAAGGGACCTGAACGAGAGTCAGACCGACCGGACCCTAACGGGAGGAGCGTACGACATCGTGGTTTCGAACCCTCCATTCAGGAGGGCGAAGACGGGCCTCATAAGCCCTGAAGAGGAAAAGGCGGTCGCGAGGCATGAGATAAAACTGAGACTCCCCGAACTCATTCGCGGAGCGAGGTATCTCTTGCGGTCGAGGGGAAGGCTCTTTCTCGTATACCACCCGGAGCGGCTCACGGAGCTCATCCTCGCGCTGAAAGAGCGGGGCATGGAAGTCAAAAGGCTGAGGTTCGTGCATTCCTCTGCCGGGTCGGAAGCGAAGATGGTTTTGGTCGAGGCGGTCAAGGAAGGGAGGGAGGGGCTAAAGGTCGAAAAACCGCTCTGTCTTTACGATGCGGATGGCGCGTACAGTAAAGAGGTGAGGGAACTGTGCCGCGGCACCTCTGAGAAGATTCCCTGAAGACCGCATCGCACGACCGCCCCTCTCTTGTCCGTTCCGCAAGACCCTGTCTCTATTGTGCAGGCAACTTCTTATAGGTATAATATTTATCGGGAAGCGCCATGATACGAAATACCTTCAGCATGCTGAACGGCATCGGTGAAAAGCTCGAGAGGAGACTGTGGAAAGGCGGCATCCTCACGTGGGCCGACTTCCTTGAGGCCGGGGATATCAGCTGTCTCGGCCCCGAGAAAAAGGGCTTTCATGACTGCTCCCTTTCCCTTGCCGCGAAGAGACTCGAAGAGAGAGACGCAGCCTTCTTCGCGAAGACCGTGAAGAGACGGGAGCACTGGAGGCTCTTCGAGATCTTCAGGACAGAGACGGTCTTCCTCGACATAGAGACGAACGGTTATCAGCCCGGCAGCGGAGGGTACGTCACGGTCGTCGGCCTCTATGACGGTTTTGAATGGAGATCCCTCGTCGCCGGTGAGAATCTCACGGTCGAAAACCTCAACAGGGAGCTCTCAGGGTATAAATGCCTCGTCACCTATTACGGGGCCTCCTTCGATATCCCTTTTCTCCTGAGGGCCTTTCCCGGCGCGAGGTTCGACATGCCCCATTTTGACCTCTGTTACGGAGCTAAGAGACTCGGGTTCAGCGGAGGGCTGAAGAGACTCGAGGCATCGCTCGGCATCGAACGCGACGACGAGGTAAAGGGCATGGGCGGATACGATGCGGTACGGTTGTGGGAGATGGCGAGGCGAGGGAGCGACGAGGCGAGACGGCTTCTCCTCCTTTACAACCGGGAGGATACGGTCAATCTTTTCAAGATCGCCGATATACTCTAT
Protein-coding regions in this window:
- a CDS encoding tRNA1(Val) (adenine(37)-N6)-methyltransferase — protein: MRRGRAGSAVDDREGVTLDTIRDLKLYQPKSGYRFSVDALLLYSFVGLPVVKRIADLGAGSGIIGMLLAKKYPGSRVDLLELQDTMVTLAEKNVSENNLEGRVSVVGCDIRDLNESQTDRTLTGGAYDIVVSNPPFRRAKTGLISPEEEKAVARHEIKLRLPELIRGARYLLRSRGRLFLVYHPERLTELILALKERGMEVKRLRFVHSSAGSEAKMVLVEAVKEGREGLKVEKPLCLYDADGAYSKEVRELCRGTSEKIP
- a CDS encoding ribonuclease H-like domain-containing protein — translated: MIRNTFSMLNGIGEKLERRLWKGGILTWADFLEAGDISCLGPEKKGFHDCSLSLAAKRLEERDAAFFAKTVKRREHWRLFEIFRTETVFLDIETNGYQPGSGGYVTVVGLYDGFEWRSLVAGENLTVENLNRELSGYKCLVTYYGASFDIPFLLRAFPGARFDMPHFDLCYGAKRLGFSGGLKRLEASLGIERDDEVKGMGGYDAVRLWEMARRGSDEARRLLLLYNREDTVNLFKIADILYRRLKQSTGIEGYLSCAVT